From the genome of Sediminibacter sp. Hel_I_10:
CTGAAATCAATAAGTATGCAATCAATAAGTTCTCTGCTCAGTTTGGAGAGAATGGATCTTTTAGATTGGTGACTACAAGCGAAATGAATGACCCTGATAATAACCCAAAGGAGGGCTTATTTTCGCATACCGATGATTATATAAATTTATCTGAGGTGACCCGTAAGTATCCATCTATTCAAGAAACTGATGTAAGAGATACGGAGCATTACGAGAGCTTGATTGAAATCACTAAAGAAGATAAAGACATGATACCACTGTTCTTGAAGGATAGTGATAATGAGCTTCATATCATATCATCTTTTAGCAAAACGTTTGAAGATGTTGGTGCAGACTGGAAATTGGTGTACTTAGGGAAGCCATTTGATGTTGAAAAAGTACCAACAGATGATGATTTAGAGAAATCTTAATCGCTCTTAATTCAATCTTGTTATTTCGCTAAATCAAAAGTTTTAATTGTAAACCATTGTTGGTGTATTAGAGATCACCAACAATGGTAATTTTATCAGATTCTGATTAAAAAATCTTAATCATTTAGTTTCAGTACTGCCATAAAGGCCTCTTGAGGAATTTCTACATTACCCACTTGTCGCATACGTTTTTTACCTTTTTTCTGTTTTTCCAACAGTTTACGTTTACGAGAAATATCACCACCATAACATTTAGCGGTCACGTCTTTACGAAGCGCTTTAATGGTTTCTCTAGAAATGATCTTAGCGCCAATGGCGGCTTGTATAGGAATATCAAATTGCTGTCTCGGGATCAGTTCTTTCAACTTTTCGCACATTTTCTTCCCAATACTATAGGCATTGTCAAAATGAATTAGTGCAGAAAGCGCATCTACTTGTTGTGCGTTTAATAAAATATCGACCCTTACCAATTTAGATTGACGCATCCCAATAGGAGAGTAGTCAAAAGAAGCATAGCCCTTACTCACCGTTTTTAGACGGTCATAAAAATCGAAGACGATTTCCGCGAGTGGCATATCAAAATTCAATTCTACACGCTCTGTAGTAAGGTAGGTTTGATTGGTAATTACGCCTCGTTTTTCGATACAAAGTGACATGACGTTACCTACAAAATCAGACTTCGTAATGATTGTTGCCTTAATATAAGGTTCTTCAACACGGTTGAGAGTGGATGGTTCTGGTAAATCCGTTGGATTATTAACAATCATGATCTCGTCCGGATTCTTATTCGTGAATGCATGGTAAGACACGTTGGGTACCGTAGTAATCACGGTCATGTCAAATTCGCGTTCTAAACGCTCTTGAATAATTTCCATGTGGAGCATTCCTAGGAATCCACATCGGAATCCAAAGCCTAAAGCAGCAGAGCTTTCTGGCATAAATACCAAAGACGCATCGTTGAGCTGTAGTTTTTCCATAGAGGCACGAAGCTCTTCGTAATCTTCGGTGTCAACAGGATAAATTCCTGCAAAAACCATCGGTTTTACATCCTCAAACCCTGATATTGGGTTTTTGGTAGGGTCTTTAGCATCGGTAATGGTATCACCAACCTTAACCTCTTTCGCTTCTTTGATACCTGTAATTACATAACCAACATCACCCGCTTTAATTTCTTCTCTAGGAAACTGTTTCAGCTTGAGTGTTCCTACTTCATCTGCGCCATAGGTTTTACCTGTAGCTATAAATTTGATTTGCTGATTCTTTTTAATAGAACCATTAATGACTCTAAAATAAGTTTCTACACCTCTAAATGGGTTATAAACGGAGTCAAAAATCAATGCTTGAAGTGGCTCGTCTACATTACCTTTTGGTGCTGGAATCCTTCTGATAATGGCTTCCAATATTTTATCAACACCAAAACCTGTTTTACCGCTGGCATGAAGCACTTCTTCAGGATCACAGCCTAAAAGATCAACAATATCATCGGTAACTTCTTCTGGATTGGCACTAGGTAAATCGATTTTATTAAGAACTGGAATGATTTCCAGATCATTTTCCAAAGCTAAATATAAGTTCGAAATGGTCTGCGCTTGAATACTCTGTGCGGCATCAACAATTAAGAGCGCACCTTCACAAGCAGCAATAGAACGAGAAACTTCGTATGAAAAATCGACGTGTCCCGGGGTATCAATTAAGTTGAGGGTGTATGTTTCGCCCTCAAAAGTGTATTCCATTTGTATGGCATGAGACTTTATGGTGATGCCTCGTTCTCGCTCTAGATCCATACTGTCTAACAGTTGATCTTGTTTCTCACGAGCAGTCACAGTACCTGTAAAATCTAAAAGACGATCGGCCAAGGTACTTTTTCCGTGATCAATATGAGCGATAATGCAAAAATTTCTAATGTGTTTCATAAACCCTTAATTCATGTCCATTGGGATTTGCAAATATAGCCCAATTATTACGGATTGAATTAAGTAATTAATTGAGATTAATCTAAAAAGTACGGATAAACCGTAATTTTAAGTTAAAAACAAATGTTATATTGCATGACCAAATTTATTGCATTTGAAGACATTAGCTATTTCCGCTTTATTTTTAATAAGTAATATTTTCATATTTGCCCAAGATCTCACGATTAGTGGGCGTATTCTCGATTCAAATAATGTCCCTATTGAGTTTGCGAATGCTATCCTTTATTCTGAAGATGAAAGCGATCTTATAAAAGGCGTTTCTACTAGTTTTGATGGCTATTTCACCTTAAAAAACCTCGCGCCTTCAACTTACCTTCTTAAGGTAAGTTACATTGGCTTTGAAACCTTTGAGCAGCAAATTGTAGTAACGGAAAATCTAAACCTCAAAAACATTACGCTTAAAGAGTCTTCAGAAAATCTAGAAGAGGTCAATATTACCGTAAAAAAGCCAACTTTAGTAAGAGAGGCAGATCGCCTGGTATTTAACATAGCAAATACCGCTTTAGTAGAAGGTAATATATTACAAGTATTAAAAAGTACACCTGGAGTTTTGGTTCTTGGCGATGAGATTACGGTTAAAAACTCAAATCCTACGATTTATATTAATGATAGAAAAGTATATTTATCTTCAGAAGATTTAAATCAATTATTAGAGGGATCCTCGGCAAACGCTATAAAATCTGTTGAGGTCATCACCAATCCATCTGCACGATATGATGCCGAAAGCGGTGTTGTGCTCAATATCGTGATGAGTAAAAACTTAATTACCGGTTATCGTGGGAGTGTCTTAGGCGGATATACCCAAGGCGTGTTTCCTAGATATGATCTAGGAACGAGTCATTTTTTCAAGAAAAATAAACTGAGTTTCAACCTTAATTATAATTACAACAAAGATAAATTGAATCGTGACGGTGATGACACTGTCAATTATTTGAACAACAATAGTACGATTGATCAAAGCTGGCGGTCGTTTACCAATAGAAATACTTGGTCTGAAACCCATAATCTTAACGCCAATTTTGATTATGAGATCAATGACAATAATAAAATAAGCCTATCATCAACCGCATTGTATTTGCCATATTTTAAATATCAAATCAATAACAACACCAGCATTACAGACGCTAACGATGTCTTTTTATCTCGCTTTACTGCAGATAATTTATCTTATGATAATAAATACAATTTAGGTTTCGATTTGAATTTTGACCATAATTTCACCAAGGGTAACTTGCTCTTTAATGCGCATTACACCACTTATAATTATGAGCGGAACCAAGCGGTATTAAGTAATTTCTTCGATATAAATAATGAATTTGATACGGCATCTGCATTTAACACAGACGCCAATCAAGACACCAATATTTTTGCATCTAAGGCTGATTACAGTTTGCCCATAAATGACAATTCTTCTTTTGAGACTGGGCTAAAGTATTCTGAAGTTAAAACCAATAGCAACGTTACCCAATTTGATGTTGATTTAGGTACAGGTACGAGTACGATAGATAATCAAAATTCTGATGCTTTTGAATACGACGAGCGTATTTATGCTGCTTACGCAAACTACGCATCTCATACTGAAAAATGGAGTTTGAATGCAGGTTTAAGAATGGAACAGACCAATATAGAAGGTAATTCTCCATTGACCGAGATCAGTACCACCCAAGATTATTTGGAATGGTTTCCAAATGCCAGTGCACAATATAATATTTCAGACAGTTATAATGTTTATGCCAACTATAAGCGCAGTATTGCAAGGCCTAGTTACGCCAACTTAAATCCCTTTCGTTTTTTTCTGAATGAAAATTATGTGGTATCTGGAAATCCTTTTTTGGTACCAACGTTTACAGATCATGTGGTTTTAGGCACAACCTTATCTAATATTTTTACCATTGAAGCCTATTATAAAAATTTTGATGGTGCTATCAGTGAAATCCCCAGACAGAACAACGATACAAACATTATAGAATACATCAACGTCAATTTTGATAAAACCGTTGAATATGGTTTTGATTTTTCAACCTATTTTAATGTTACCGAAAAATGGTTTTTATATGCGGTAACGTCATTTTATAATATTGAAGAGGAGACCGATTTTGGAAATGGCTTTGTCAATCAATCCCAATGGTCCAATTATTCTATATTACAAAATAATTTTACCTTCTTGAAAGACAATAGCCTTAACGCTAGTTTGAGCTTGACATGGGTTGGCAAAAACCTTCAAGGCTTTAGAATTATTGAGGATCGTTTATTTTCAGAATTGGTCGTATCTAAGTCTCTATTCAAGAAAAAAGCGGCATTATCATTATCTGTGGGAGATCTTTTTAATTATCAAGATCCCAGATCGAGCGTTCGTTATCAAAATCAATTTAGTTTAGCACAGTCTGATATTGATAACCGTTACATCAAATTAGGTTTCCGCTATAAGTTTGGCAATACCAGGTTAGAAACCAATGAACGCGCCATAGATATTGATGAGCGAGATCGCTTGAATAAAACAGAGAATTAAAACTGTTTATAGTTTTTTCTTTTCAATAGCCTTTAAGTCTTCAGGTATTTTTAACTTTAGATACTTAAATATACTATCCTGCTATGCGCTGGACACTTAAACCAAAACCAAATTCCGAAACTGTCTCAGCTTTACAAAAAGCACTTCAAGTAGACAGTACCATCGCCACCTTATTAGTTCAGCGTGGTATCGAGACTTACGAGCAAGCCAAAACCTTTTTTAGGCCCAGCATTAGCGATTTACACGATCCGTTTTTGATGAAGGATATGGACAAAGCAGTTGATCGCATTGAAATGGCACTAGCACAACATGAAAATATTTTAGTGTTTGGCGATTATGATGTCGATGGAACAACGTCGGTAGCTTTATTAGCTTCTTATTTAAAAACAAAGTCCCATCGCGTTGCCACCTATATCCCAGATCGTTATGATGAGGGCTACGGCGTATCTTATAAGGGTATTGATTTTGCGCATGATAATGAGTTCTCCTTAATTATTGCTTTAGATTGTGGTATAAAGGCCATAGAAAAAGTAGAGTATGCTCTTGAAAAAGGCATCGACTTTATCATTTGTGATCATCATAGACCAAGTAAAGTACTACCAAAAGCAATTGCAGTGCTTGATCCAAAACGCGATGATTGTGAGTATCCATTTAAAGAGCTTTGTGGTTGTGGTGTTGGTTTTAAATTGATACAAGCTTTAGCCTCAAAAGAGGGTAAAACAGTAGCCGATCTATGGGAGTATTTAGATTTGGTTGCTACAGCTATTGGAGCAGATATTGTGCCCATTGTGGGAGAAAATAGAGTTTTGGCTTATTTTGGTCTGCAGGTCATTAATACCAATCCCAGACCAGGTATAAAAGCCATAATTGATCAAGTTAAGAAAAAAGAACTGACAATCACTGACGTTGTTTTTATTGTGGCACCAAGAATTAATGCGGCTGGCCGAATGAAACATGGTAATTATGCCGTCACATTACTTACCGAAACGGATGCTGATTTAGCAAAAACCTATGCTTCGGAAATTAATGAGTTCAATTTAGATAGGAGGGAAGCAGACCAACGCATCACAGAAGAAGCGCTCATTCAAATTACAGAAAACAAGGAAGAAGATCGGTTGACTTCGGTGGTATATCACGAGTCTTGGCATAAGGGAGTGATTGGGATTGTAGCCTCTAGATTAATTGAAACCTATTATCGTCCCACCTTAGTATTTACCAAAAGTGGTGATAAGTTAGCGGCCTCGGCAAGATCCGTATCCGGTTTTGACGTATACAATGCTTTAGAGGCCTGTAGTGAACATATTGAACAGTTTGGCGGGCATAAATATGCTGCAGGACTAACGCTTAAGGAAGAAAATTACGAAGCTTTTAAACAGGCTTTTGAAGATGAGGTTTCTAAAACCATCGATAGAAGTTTATTAATTCCTGAAATAAGAATAGATCAGCAAATTGATTTACCTCAAATCACTGATAAATTATGGCGAATTTTGAGCCAGTTTGCGCCTTTTGGACCTAGCAATATGACTCCGATTTTTATGACCCAAAATCTTAGGGATACTGGATATGGAAAATGTGTTGGTGAAGATGACAAACATTTGAGAACAACCGTCACCCAAAGCGGTGCCGAAAATATCGTTTGTATAGGTTTTAATCTTGGCGAAAAGCAGGATATCATCAAAGACAAGAAACCCTTTAGCGCTGTGTATTCCATTGATGAAAATCACTGGCAAGGCCAAGTGAGCTTGCAGTTGAAACTCAGGGATATTAAATCTTAAGCATTATTGAGGAGCGTTTCATATTTTCAAATTCACGCTTAGTTTCTTTACAAAAGACTAAATAATTAAAGCCCTTGTTTTACATTTGCTAAACGTCTAAAAAAGGCCTTCAGCTGCGACGGTACGTGACCACAACGCTGATGGGTTTACTAATAACGCTCACTTGACAAAAAAAGATCCATACGCCTCCTTAAGATTTAAAGAATTCAACACCTTTTTATTGGTGCGCTTTTTTCTCGTCTTTGGGTGGTCCATGCAGTTTATTGTGATTGAATGGGAAGTGTATTCCTTAACCAAAGATCCTTTATCCCTTGGTATTATTGGTCTTATGGAAATCATTCCTGCATTAACCATGGCGCTCTTTGCGGGACATATTGTTGATCAAAGGGAAAAACGAAATCTGCTAGCGGTGACCATCTCTTTTTTCTCACTCATAAGCCTGGGATTATTCTTGCTTACCTGGCCAAAAATTACAGATGGTTGGGAGACCAACACGATTCTTTACTGTGTTTATGCGCTGGTATTTTTTGGTGGTTTTGTGAGATCGTTCTTTGGACCTACCATTTTCTCTTTAATTGCGCTTATCGTTCCGAAGAAAGTCTACCCAAATGCAGCGACTTGGAGCAGTTCTACTTGGCAAATGGCCTCGGTTTTAGGGCCAGCTTTTGCAGGGTTTTCTATAAATTGGATAGGTGTACATTGGTCACTTTGTATCATTTTTGGTCTCGTGGTACTATCTTTTTTTATTCTGCTAAGAATTAAGAAGAAACCTATTCTCAATCCAAAAATTGGAGAGCCTGTCATGCAGAGTTTAGCAGAAGGACTCAAATTTGTATTTAATACGAAGGCCGTGTTGGGTGCCCTAACTTTAGATATGATTGCCGTACTTTTTGGTGGGGCAGTGGCACTGTTGCCTGTTTTTGCACAAGATATTTTAAAAGTGGGTCCCGAAGGTTTTGGGGTCTTGCGCTCTGCACCTGCAGTTGGTGCATTTTTAACCATGTTAATCACCGCTTATATTCCCATAAGTAAAAACGCAGGAATGAAATTGCTTGTCGCGGTGTTTGGTTTTGGGGTTTGTATCATTGTATTTGGTCTGTCCTCGGTATTTTGGATTTCGGTTGTCGCCTTATTTTTCAGTGGGGTGACCGATGGAGTTTCAATGGTGATTCGTCAAACCATCTTACAGCTCAAAACACCTGATCATATGAGAGGTCGCGTAGCCTCTGTAAACTCTATGTTTGTAGGCTCTTCTAATGAACTTGGTGCCTTTGAAAGTGGTGTTACCGCAAAACTTATGGGTGCTGTTACCGCTGTGGTTTTTGGAGGGACAATGACCTTGATAACGGTGACTGCTACAGGGTTTTTATCTCCATCTTTTAGAAAACTGGATTTAAGAAAGGATATGGAAGAGCACGAGAGAGAAGATTGATTTTAAGCTTTAAACGTTTTCAATTCAAAATGGTCGCCATCAAACACACCGTAGGTGAAATAATCTATCCAATCTCCTAAATTCACATATTTGGAATGACTTTCAGCATTAAGCTCTACTTCCATAGGAAGATGCCGATGCCCATAAATGAAATAATCAAAATGGGATTCTTCTAGTTTAGATTTGCTGTATTGTATGAGCCATTCTTTATCCTCTCCTAGAAACTTAGCATCGTGCTCACCAGAAATCAATTTGTTTTTTACCGAAAGATACTGTGCTACCCGCATACCAATGTCGGGGTGTAACCACTTAAAAAGAAACTTAAACACTGGATTTGTGAAAATTGTTTTCATGAATTTATAGCCTTTGTCAAAAGGCCCCAATCCATCGCCATGAGCAATGTAAAATGAGGTATCGTTAAAGGTAAATTCCTTTGGTTTGTGATAAACAGGGATATTTAGTTCTTTCTCAAAATAGCCGTTCATCCAAAGATCATGATTGCCCACAAAAAAATAAATCGGAATGCCAGAATCGCTAATTTCAGCCAGTTTTCCCAAAGTTCTTACAAAGCCTTTGGGCACAACGGTACCATATTCAAACCAAAAATCAAAAAGATCACCAAGAAGAAAAATGGCTGCAGCATCTTGTTTTATGGTATCTAACCAAGCGACAAACTTTTTTTCACGAGGCAAGGAGGCTTCAGTTGTGGGCGCGCCCAAATGATTGTCTGATGCAAAGTATATTTTTTTTCCTTTAGGGACCTTCATTAGTTGTTAAGCGTATAGTTGGTTTCAACGGTTTAGAGTGATTTTGATCTTAACTTATAATCAGTTATCGTTCTAATTATCAGAGGCAAACCACTGAGCATAAGACGTTGCCGTTTCTTGAAGCTTTAAGGAGTGTAACATAATCGTTTCTGGTAATCGGTTTTTTATCTTTTCAGCAAAATCAATTACCATCATTTCGCTCGTAGGTTGATAATCTACCAGCAATACATTATGATCGCGATCGGATAGTTCTTTGGCAAGTTCAATATGTGGTGTGTTTTTATTGAAGACTGTGGCATGATCAAACACGTCTACAATCTCTTCTTTGACAATTTTTTTCAGATCGCCAAAATCAATCACCATCCCAAATTTTACGTTGGTCTTATCACTTATGGGTTTCCCTATGACGGTCACATCCAACCGATAACTATGCCCGTGTACATTTTTACACTTGCCATCATAACCGTAAAGGGCATGACCGGTTTCAAAAGAAAATTGTTTGGTGATACGAATGTTACTCATTGTCTTATGATTTTCGGTGCAAAGATATTCATTTTGTAAAAGCAATATGAATTTAGACTACATTTGCGGGCTTTACTGAAGTCACTAAGTAGTTAACCGTTTGTTTGATAGTTATTTAATTAAAGGCATGAATTCGATTTTTGAAGATATTGCATTTGTAGAAAATGAGGTTTACGAACGGATTATTGCTGAAATAGGCAGTCATAAGTATTGTATAGTTGACGATTTTTTTCCTTCGGAAACCGTTGCATTACTGCGCCAGTCTCTCATCACAAAACTTGAGGAAGATCGGTTTAAAAAAGCTGCCATTGGAAACAGGGTCAATGAAACTATTGTAAAGTCTATTCGTGGCGATCATATTTTATGGATCGAAGAAGTTCTTGCCAATAGGGCAGAAGGGCTGTTTTATGATCAGATTAATGATATGGTGGCCTATCTTAATAGAACCTGTTTTATGGGCATTCTTCAAAAAGAATTTCACTACGCCCTTTACCCTACAGGAACCTTTTATAAACGCCATATTGATACATTTCAAAACGATGATCGTAGAAAATTATCAATAGTTTGCTATTTAAACGATGAGGATTGGCAACCCGAGAATGGTGGGGAATTGGTACTTTATCTTAATAATGACGTAGAAGAGGTGCCCAAAATCATCTATCCGCTACCAGGACGTATGGTCATTTTTGAAAGTCAAATTATTGAACACGAGGTTAAGACTGTGAGCACCCAACGCTTAAGTATTACGGGCTGGCTCAAGACCCGTTAACTATCGGTTTTTGTTTCGATTGTAGAAGTAAACGATAACCAGTACTATTGCTAAAATTAGAAATAGGCCGCTGCCGCTCATAAAAGACATGATATCCATAGCTGATGGTTTAAATAGATTTATGTTTTCAAAGTTATTCTTTTTCTGCTTTTGCTAAGAACAGTTGTCTAAATTTTAAGATAAGAGGGATGCCGCGGGCCATCATCCAAAACGTTAGCGCTATAAAAATACCATAGAGTTTCAAGTTAAACTGGTCTAGGAAGAACAGGATGGGTATAAAAACGAGTCCGGTGGCCATTAATAGCAGATTTCTTAAAAATTTCATCTTACCCATACCTTTAAACATCCCATCAAAAATGAAGGCGAGCGCACATAGGGGTTGCATGAGGAGAATGATCCAAAACACATTATAAAACTGATCGAGTACATTGGGTTCTTGAGTAAAAATCCGTCCTATGGGCCTATAAAAAAGCGCTCCCAATGCGGCGAGAATCATTCCGCAGAAAATGCCGTATTTAATCAATGTATTGCTAAGTTTTATCAATTCGGCATAAGATTTTGAGCCCAGCAATTTTCCGGATAAAATATTGCCAGCACTGGCGTAACCATCAATAATAAAAGCGCCTAAAAACCATAAGTTAATAGCAATAGTATAGGCCGCTATATAAGATTTACCGTATCCTGTTGCAAAGCGAGTGGCAAAATACAAGGTGACATTTAAAGCAAGGGTACGCACAAAAAGATTAAGAATCATCAACATAAAATTCTTGATCTCTTTATTCCACGGAAATGTAAATCTCAAAGGAATATCCGTTTTTTTCAAAAGGTATATTATTGAGAGTGCGGCCATGACGAACTGAGCGATCACGCTAGCATAGGCGGCACCTTCAATGTACATAGGTTGCACATAGCCTTGGATGCCATAAACCAAGATAACGTCCAAAATGATGTTTAAGGCTGCACCAACAATCGCTATGATCATTGGATAAAATGTATTTTGCAAGCCCCGGAAGGTTCCAAAAACGGCAATGGTGAGCAAGGTAAACGGAAAGCCAAATACCCTAATTCTATAATATGTGGCACTGTAGTCTAAAATGAGGTTTTCTGCATTATAGAGTTTAAAAATACCCTCGGCGAACGGATATGTCAATACAATAATAACAGCGCTTAATACGGTCATGATAAACATGGCCTGTGCCGGCAGTGATTTTATAGAGTCTAAGTCATTGGCGCCCAAATAGCGAGAGACTAGAGATGAAATGGCGCTTCTGGTTTGTCCAAACACCCAGATGAGCATCGATAAAAATGTGCCAACAATGCCAACGGCTGCCAAAGATTCGGTAGCATTAAGATCTACATTTCCAATAATTGCAGTATCCGTTAGAGAAAGTACAGGTTCTGCCACTCCTGCAATTAGAGCAGGAATAGCTAGTCTATTGATGTTTTTAAAAGAAATATCTGCGCTCAAAGT
Proteins encoded in this window:
- a CDS encoding MATE family efflux transporter, with amino-acid sequence MSADISFKNINRLAIPALIAGVAEPVLSLTDTAIIGNVDLNATESLAAVGIVGTFLSMLIWVFGQTRSAISSLVSRYLGANDLDSIKSLPAQAMFIMTVLSAVIIVLTYPFAEGIFKLYNAENLILDYSATYYRIRVFGFPFTLLTIAVFGTFRGLQNTFYPMIIAIVGAALNIILDVILVYGIQGYVQPMYIEGAAYASVIAQFVMAALSIIYLLKKTDIPLRFTFPWNKEIKNFMLMILNLFVRTLALNVTLYFATRFATGYGKSYIAAYTIAINLWFLGAFIIDGYASAGNILSGKLLGSKSYAELIKLSNTLIKYGIFCGMILAALGALFYRPIGRIFTQEPNVLDQFYNVFWIILLMQPLCALAFIFDGMFKGMGKMKFLRNLLLMATGLVFIPILFFLDQFNLKLYGIFIALTFWMMARGIPLILKFRQLFLAKAEKE
- a CDS encoding TonB-dependent receptor domain-containing protein; the encoded protein is MKTLAISALFLISNIFIFAQDLTISGRILDSNNVPIEFANAILYSEDESDLIKGVSTSFDGYFTLKNLAPSTYLLKVSYIGFETFEQQIVVTENLNLKNITLKESSENLEEVNITVKKPTLVREADRLVFNIANTALVEGNILQVLKSTPGVLVLGDEITVKNSNPTIYINDRKVYLSSEDLNQLLEGSSANAIKSVEVITNPSARYDAESGVVLNIVMSKNLITGYRGSVLGGYTQGVFPRYDLGTSHFFKKNKLSFNLNYNYNKDKLNRDGDDTVNYLNNNSTIDQSWRSFTNRNTWSETHNLNANFDYEINDNNKISLSSTALYLPYFKYQINNNTSITDANDVFLSRFTADNLSYDNKYNLGFDLNFDHNFTKGNLLFNAHYTTYNYERNQAVLSNFFDINNEFDTASAFNTDANQDTNIFASKADYSLPINDNSSFETGLKYSEVKTNSNVTQFDVDLGTGTSTIDNQNSDAFEYDERIYAAYANYASHTEKWSLNAGLRMEQTNIEGNSPLTEISTTQDYLEWFPNASAQYNISDSYNVYANYKRSIARPSYANLNPFRFFLNENYVVSGNPFLVPTFTDHVVLGTTLSNIFTIEAYYKNFDGAISEIPRQNNDTNIIEYINVNFDKTVEYGFDFSTYFNVTEKWFLYAVTSFYNIEEETDFGNGFVNQSQWSNYSILQNNFTFLKDNSLNASLSLTWVGKNLQGFRIIEDRLFSELVVSKSLFKKKAALSLSVGDLFNYQDPRSSVRYQNQFSLAQSDIDNRYIKLGFRYKFGNTRLETNERAIDIDERDRLNKTEN
- a CDS encoding 2OG-Fe(II) oxygenase, whose protein sequence is MNSIFEDIAFVENEVYERIIAEIGSHKYCIVDDFFPSETVALLRQSLITKLEEDRFKKAAIGNRVNETIVKSIRGDHILWIEEVLANRAEGLFYDQINDMVAYLNRTCFMGILQKEFHYALYPTGTFYKRHIDTFQNDDRRKLSIVCYLNDEDWQPENGGELVLYLNNDVEEVPKIIYPLPGRMVIFESQIIEHEVKTVSTQRLSITGWLKTR
- a CDS encoding UDP-2,3-diacylglucosamine diphosphatase; its protein translation is MKVPKGKKIYFASDNHLGAPTTEASLPREKKFVAWLDTIKQDAAAIFLLGDLFDFWFEYGTVVPKGFVRTLGKLAEISDSGIPIYFFVGNHDLWMNGYFEKELNIPVYHKPKEFTFNDTSFYIAHGDGLGPFDKGYKFMKTIFTNPVFKFLFKWLHPDIGMRVAQYLSVKNKLISGEHDAKFLGEDKEWLIQYSKSKLEESHFDYFIYGHRHLPMEVELNAESHSKYVNLGDWIDYFTYGVFDGDHFELKTFKA
- a CDS encoding 6-carboxytetrahydropterin synthase; translation: MSNIRITKQFSFETGHALYGYDGKCKNVHGHSYRLDVTVIGKPISDKTNVKFGMVIDFGDLKKIVKEEIVDVFDHATVFNKNTPHIELAKELSDRDHNVLLVDYQPTSEMMVIDFAEKIKNRLPETIMLHSLKLQETATSYAQWFASDN
- the recJ gene encoding single-stranded-DNA-specific exonuclease RecJ codes for the protein MRWTLKPKPNSETVSALQKALQVDSTIATLLVQRGIETYEQAKTFFRPSISDLHDPFLMKDMDKAVDRIEMALAQHENILVFGDYDVDGTTSVALLASYLKTKSHRVATYIPDRYDEGYGVSYKGIDFAHDNEFSLIIALDCGIKAIEKVEYALEKGIDFIICDHHRPSKVLPKAIAVLDPKRDDCEYPFKELCGCGVGFKLIQALASKEGKTVADLWEYLDLVATAIGADIVPIVGENRVLAYFGLQVINTNPRPGIKAIIDQVKKKELTITDVVFIVAPRINAAGRMKHGNYAVTLLTETDADLAKTYASEINEFNLDRREADQRITEEALIQITENKEEDRLTSVVYHESWHKGVIGIVASRLIETYYRPTLVFTKSGDKLAASARSVSGFDVYNALEACSEHIEQFGGHKYAAGLTLKEENYEAFKQAFEDEVSKTIDRSLLIPEIRIDQQIDLPQITDKLWRILSQFAPFGPSNMTPIFMTQNLRDTGYGKCVGEDDKHLRTTVTQSGAENIVCIGFNLGEKQDIIKDKKPFSAVYSIDENHWQGQVSLQLKLRDIKS
- the lepA gene encoding translation elongation factor 4: MKHIRNFCIIAHIDHGKSTLADRLLDFTGTVTAREKQDQLLDSMDLERERGITIKSHAIQMEYTFEGETYTLNLIDTPGHVDFSYEVSRSIAACEGALLIVDAAQSIQAQTISNLYLALENDLEIIPVLNKIDLPSANPEEVTDDIVDLLGCDPEEVLHASGKTGFGVDKILEAIIRRIPAPKGNVDEPLQALIFDSVYNPFRGVETYFRVINGSIKKNQQIKFIATGKTYGADEVGTLKLKQFPREEIKAGDVGYVITGIKEAKEVKVGDTITDAKDPTKNPISGFEDVKPMVFAGIYPVDTEDYEELRASMEKLQLNDASLVFMPESSAALGFGFRCGFLGMLHMEIIQERLEREFDMTVITTVPNVSYHAFTNKNPDEIMIVNNPTDLPEPSTLNRVEEPYIKATIITKSDFVGNVMSLCIEKRGVITNQTYLTTERVELNFDMPLAEIVFDFYDRLKTVSKGYASFDYSPIGMRQSKLVRVDILLNAQQVDALSALIHFDNAYSIGKKMCEKLKELIPRQQFDIPIQAAIGAKIISRETIKALRKDVTAKCYGGDISRKRKLLEKQKKGKKRMRQVGNVEIPQEAFMAVLKLND
- a CDS encoding MFS transporter, with product MTKKDPYASLRFKEFNTFLLVRFFLVFGWSMQFIVIEWEVYSLTKDPLSLGIIGLMEIIPALTMALFAGHIVDQREKRNLLAVTISFFSLISLGLFLLTWPKITDGWETNTILYCVYALVFFGGFVRSFFGPTIFSLIALIVPKKVYPNAATWSSSTWQMASVLGPAFAGFSINWIGVHWSLCIIFGLVVLSFFILLRIKKKPILNPKIGEPVMQSLAEGLKFVFNTKAVLGALTLDMIAVLFGGAVALLPVFAQDILKVGPEGFGVLRSAPAVGAFLTMLITAYIPISKNAGMKLLVAVFGFGVCIIVFGLSSVFWISVVALFFSGVTDGVSMVIRQTILQLKTPDHMRGRVASVNSMFVGSSNELGAFESGVTAKLMGAVTAVVFGGTMTLITVTATGFLSPSFRKLDLRKDMEEHERED